The Gemmatimonadaceae bacterium genome includes the window TGGTTGGTGATGTCGACACCCGTCACGTTGCCGGCGCCGGTGAGCGTCACTGCGACGTTCACGGTGCCGGCCAGCGACGGGTTCACCTTGAGACCGTTCTCGGTGTAGCAGAACTGCAGCTGCGACTGCCGGCCGCGCACGTAGTTGCCCAAGTCCGACACGTTGCGCCCGGGTCCTCCCACCTTCTCGGCGCGGATGACGCTGGGGGGCGCGACGCTCACGGACGAGAAGCCGACACCGCCACCGCCGCCGACGCCGCCCAAGCCGCCGCCGCCCGGCGTGTTGCCGAGTCCTTCGCCTAACCCTCCGCGGCCCGGCGTACGCGAGCCCTGGCCGCCCTGGCCGTAGCCGATGACCGCTTTGCCGCTCTGGCCCGGCGTCGAGCCCGCGCCGGAGTTGACGTCGACGCCGCGCAGCACGTTGGACACGTCACCGACCATGCCGCCGCCCTGCTTCGTTGCGGCGCCGCCGAACGCGGATCCGAAGGCGGCGGCATCGTTCTTTTTGGGCGCCGTGTTGCGCCCGCCCCCTTGGGCAGGGCGCGGAGTGGCAGCCGGCGCGGCCGGTGCGGCGGCCGGCTGCGGCGTCGGCGCGGGCGGCGAGAGGTCTTCGACCTTCACGTCGATCGGCGGCGTTTCCTGCGGCAGCAGGGCAATCGACGGCGGCACGATCGGGCCGAATGCGACGAGCAGCAGCCACAGGATGCCGAGCGCGCACGAGACGATCCACGAGTACCAGATCGCGCGGCCTTCGGCGTCCGCGAACTCGTAGCGCATGTTGCGGGTGAACGAGGTATCGTCCACCGGCAGGCGCGCCCGCCTGGGTGTGGGCATCATGGGCTGCCGGGGCGCGTCGGCCATGCCTAACGCGCCCCCGTCGCGGCCGCCGTGGAATCCACCGGGCCTTCCTGCTTGCTCACCTGGAGCGACAGGTTGCGGAAGCCGGCCAGCCGCGCCGTCTGCATCATGCGCGCGAGGAGGTCATAGCGCATGCTCTTGTCGCCCTGAATCGCGAGCGGCACATCCAGCGGTTGCCCGGAGGCGATCCGGTCGGCGCGGCGAATCGAGTCGGCGGCCACGCGCATCGCCGCGTACAGCGGCGGGATGAGCAGCGGCTGCGTGGGATCATTGGATGGCGCGCGCGCCGCATCCAGCGTGCTCATGATCGGCCGTCCGCCTAACGTGACCTGCGGCCCGATGCCGAGCGTGAGTTGTTGCAGCGCAGCGGCGCCGACGTGTGCCTCGGGCAGGCGCACGCCCGGCACCACCGGCGAGAGCTCGCCGACGGTGGCCGTCGTGAGCGCGAAGAACACGATCGACACCAGCGTGTCGACCAACGGCACGAGATTGAGCTCGGTGATCCGGAACTTGGCGAACTGCGCGGCGCGACGCGCCGCCCGCATGTCCCGTCCGCGGCTGCTCATCTGCTACCGTGCCGGGCCCGCGGCGGCGGGACCGCCCCGCGCGCGCGTGCCGAGTGAAATGCCGGTGAAGCCCGCCAAGCGCAATCGCTCCAGCACGTGAATGATGTTGTCGTAGGCCACGTCGTCGGACGGGATGACGAGCACGTCCTTGTTCTGCGGATACTGCTGGCGGATCTGCGTCATCAACGCCTGCAGCGTGCCTAACGCGGCGGCATCGAGTCCCTTGATCGCCTGCCGGAATCCGCCGTTGCCCGAGTGCTCGACGTCGAGCTCGTCGTTGCTCACGCGCACGGCGAGCAGCAGGTTGAGCACGTCTTTCTCGGATTTCACTTGCGACGCTTGCTGCGGCGTGGTCACCACCACCGGCGGCAGCGAGAGGTCGAACGACGTGAGCGCCATCATCGTCTCGCCCTGATAGGTCAGCAGGGAAAAGAACACGATGGAGGTGAGCGTGTCGACCAGCGGCACGAGGTTGATGTTCCCGTGCGCCGTCACCGGCGCGCGTTCGGCGCGCCGTTGCTTGGATCGATGAAAGAGACTCGCCACGGAGGCTCCTCAGCGCGCGATGGGAGTCGCAGTCATGCGTGCGCTCACCGGTGGCCCAGGCGCACGTCCGGGCGATCGATCAACGCGTTGATGAGCCGCACCTGGAACTCGTCCACCTGCTCGATGATGCCTTCCGCCTGGCTCACGAGATACGCGTGGGCGACCGATAACGGCACGGCCGTGAGCAGACCGAAGCCCGTCGCGTTCAGGGCGACGGCGATACCCGACGCCAGTGCCGCCGACCGCTGCGCCGCGGCCTGCAGCGACACCGATTGGAAGGCGTGGCGCAACCCGAAGATCGTGCCTAACAAGCCGATCAGGGTCGCGACGTTGGCCAGCATCGGCAAGTAGTGCAGCCGCCGCGTGAGGCGCGGCAGCACGCTCAGGGCCGCAGCGTCGGCGACGTTCTGCAGATCGGCCTCGTCGCGGCTCCGGCTGCGCAAGATGAGCAGGCCCATGTCCGGCAGCACGGCGTTCGACTGCTGGCAGAGCTTGATCGCGTCCTCGATCTTGCCGGCGCGCACGAGCTGGATCACCCGCTCGATGAACGCGCGCCCGTTGATCTTGGAGCGGATCACGATCGTGTAGAACCGCTCGATGAACACGGCCACCCCGCACACTGCCACCGCGAGGATGAAGTGCATGACGGGGCCGCCGGCGCGGTAGTACTCGAGCAAGGTCATCATCTAGGATCGTCCTCCGAGTAAGTGCGGCACATGGGGGCCGTGGCGCTCATCGTTTGGGTTGAGTGGTATCGTGCGGCGCGCGGAGAGTGTCTCTGGCCACGCCGAGTGCCTTCACCACCGCCTCGAGCGAATCGAGTCTCGCCCGGCGGTACTCCAGCTCCTTCAGCAATTCCTTGATTTCCGCGGCGCGCTGCGCGGAGTTGGCCGCATTCTGGCTCGACTGCGCGGCCGCCGACGATGCCGAATCGGCCGCGTGCTGCTTCGCGGCCGCCTCGCGGTCCGCGCGCTCGAGCGAATCGAGGCGGGCCCGCCGTTGGGCGAGCTCGCTGCGGATGGCTTCCATCTCGCGCGTGCGCGCCGTGAGATCCGTGGTCTGTCCGGCCGCTGCGTTAGGCGCTGCCCCGGCCGCGACCCGCGCCGCCCCTCCGGAGGCCACCGATGGGGCCGCCGAGTCGGTGGGCGACTTGCCGGTGACCTCGCTGCGCGACAGCAGGCGGTAGCCCGGCATCGCCGCCGGCCAGAACGATGTCGATCCGTTCTCCGCGCCTAACACCTGCCGGTCGTACACCGGCACCTCGCGCGGACGCACCGTCACGACCTGCGGCGTAGGCACCTGGCCGTGAATGATGATCGTCTGACCCGCCTTGGGCGGCTTCTTCGGCGGCGCCGACTGGCGCTGCGCAGGCAGCTGTGCCGCCGCGCCGAGCGCGAGCGCGCACGCCGCGACGGCTAACCGGACACTCGTTCTCGCGCGCATCACGGCGTCCCCGCGGGTTTGGCGGGCGCCGGCGGCGCGGGCGGCGTGTCGAGCGACGGCGACTCGTCCACCGTCCCGCCTAACGCAGCCTTCGCGCGATCCACCCACGCGTTCGAGATCTTGTCCTGCGCCGCTTTGTCCACCAGCGTCTGCCACGTCTTCCGCGCTTCGTTGAAGTACTGATCCGCCTGCTGTGACGCGCCTGCCTGCGCGGCCGACAGCTGCTCGCCCGTCAGGTCGGCCGGCAGTTGCACGTTCTTGAGATAGTTGCCGTACTCCCACTGCGCGAGCCCGACGAAGTACGACGACGCCGCGAGCCACTGCGGCGAACCGGCGGCGATCGACCGCGTGAAGTGCCCCGTCATCGCCGACAGCAGCCGGCGCTTGGGCGCCGACAGTCGCTCCACGCCCTTGCGCGTGAGGTTCAACCGGCTCGGAATACTGAGCGCGAGCGGCTTGTACTGCGCATAGAGCGCGGCGCCGGCGCGGAATTCTTCCTCGCCCAGCCGATCGGCGCATGTGGCCTTGAATTCCGCCGTCGGACGCACGCAGGCTTTCGCCAGCTCCGCCGCTGCCGCAGCGCTGTCGCCGGCCGCTTTCAGCATGACGATGCGCGCCTGCTGGGCCGCACCGGCGCGCGGATCGCGCGGATTGCGCGCGACGAACGTGCCGTACGCACGCGCCGCATCCGATGAGTCCGCCGCCTGCGCGTACAGCAGGGCCGCGTTGTATTGCGCGTCCGGCGCGCGCTTGTCGCGGGGATACGCGGCCGCGAATGCGCCGTACGCCGCCGCCGCATCCTTCGCGTGGCCTAACGAATCGAGCATCACGGCGCGCCGAACCATCGCGTCGGCGCGGCCGGGCCACGTCGGATTCTGCTGCACGAGCGAGTCGAGCGCCTTCACCGCGTCCTCGCGCCGGCCGAGATCCGCCAGCAGCTGCGTCTCGAGCGCCTGGTACTGCACGCGGTACTTGTACGTCGGATACTGCGAGACGAGGCGTCCGGCCAGCTCCAGCGCGCGCGTCTTGTCCGTGCGGGACGTCGCCGTATCGCTCTTCGCGCGCGCCGCGCTGTCGGCGAGCATGAACGTCTCGATCGCGTTGCGCAACGCGTCCGGTGCTTTCGCCGACGTCGGATTCCGATCCGCATACGCGACGTACACCTGCTCGGCCGCGGCTTCGTAGTTCCCGCTCTTGATCAGCGAGTCGCCGTACGTGACCGCGGCCGCGTTGCGAATCATGTTGATCGAGTCGGCGAGCTTGCCGCGTCCCGCCTGACCGGCAATCGACTGGGCCTTCTCCCACTGACCCTGCGCCTCGGCATACTTGCCTTGCTTGTAGAAGGCATCGCCGATCAGTTTCTGCGCCGTCGGCGTGTACGGATTGTCCGGATACTTCTCGGCGAACGTCTGGAAGGTCTTGGCCATCACGTCCCAGCGCGACGCTTCCGACGCGCGGCGGCCCTTTTCGATCAGCGCCTTGGGCGCCGCGTCGCTCGTCGGGTACGCAGCCACGAACCGGTCGACGGCCGCGAAGAGCGAGTCCTGGATCGTCGTGTCGGCCTTGTCGTGCGCGACCGCAGAGTCGAACGCGACCACGGCATTCTGACCCGCTTGTTGGCCGAGCTTCGGATCCACTTTGTAATCGTAGGCCGCGTGCGTGTACGCCTCGCCCGCGTCGGCGTATGCGCGCTCGCCGAAGTACGCCTCGCCCGCCAGGAACTGCGCGTTCTGCGCGCTGTCCGATTTGGAGAACTCGCGCAGGTAGCGTGCGTACAGGTCGGCGGCGGCGGCGAAGCGGGCGCTGTCTTTCTTCTGTTGGGCCTGCGACAGCGCGTACTGCGCGCTCTGCCGCAGCATCATCTCGCGCACTTGCGCAGCGGTGTCGGCGAGCGGGCCGTTGGCCTTGGCCCAATCGGTACCCGGCGCAAACTGATCGACCAACTGGAGGCGCGCCTGCTGCGCG containing:
- a CDS encoding AgmX/PglI C-terminal domain-containing protein; translated protein: MADAPRQPMMPTPRRARLPVDDTSFTRNMRYEFADAEGRAIWYSWIVSCALGILWLLLVAFGPIVPPSIALLPQETPPIDVKVEDLSPPAPTPQPAAAPAAPAATPRPAQGGGRNTAPKKNDAAAFGSAFGGAATKQGGGMVGDVSNVLRGVDVNSGAGSTPGQSGKAVIGYGQGGQGSRTPGRGGLGEGLGNTPGGGGLGGVGGGGGVGFSSVSVAPPSVIRAEKVGGPGRNVSDLGNYVRGRQSQLQFCYTENGLKVNPSLAGTVNVAVTLTGAGNVTGVDITNHTWSGAGSAETEACIKQKILGWHFPSSDQGGGTYSFSFVFSK
- a CDS encoding biopolymer transporter ExbD, which produces MRAARRAAQFAKFRITELNLVPLVDTLVSIVFFALTTATVGELSPVVPGVRLPEAHVGAAALQQLTLGIGPQVTLGGRPIMSTLDAARAPSNDPTQPLLIPPLYAAMRVAADSIRRADRIASGQPLDVPLAIQGDKSMRYDLLARMMQTARLAGFRNLSLQVSKQEGPVDSTAAATGAR
- a CDS encoding biopolymer transporter ExbD, translated to MASLFHRSKQRRAERAPVTAHGNINLVPLVDTLTSIVFFSLLTYQGETMMALTSFDLSLPPVVVTTPQQASQVKSEKDVLNLLLAVRVSNDELDVEHSGNGGFRQAIKGLDAAALGTLQALMTQIRQQYPQNKDVLVIPSDDVAYDNIIHVLERLRLAGFTGISLGTRARGGPAAAGPAR
- a CDS encoding MotA/TolQ/ExbB proton channel family protein, encoding MMTLLEYYRAGGPVMHFILAVAVCGVAVFIERFYTIVIRSKINGRAFIERVIQLVRAGKIEDAIKLCQQSNAVLPDMGLLILRSRSRDEADLQNVADAAALSVLPRLTRRLHYLPMLANVATLIGLLGTIFGLRHAFQSVSLQAAAQRSAALASGIAVALNATGFGLLTAVPLSVAHAYLVSQAEGIIEQVDEFQVRLINALIDRPDVRLGHR
- a CDS encoding tetratricopeptide repeat protein; its protein translation is MRASAALALALPSALLLAGPGHAQSPPPAQAAAAVASAPANPVSPAAEDSVRRVAIDKLTAFIARYPNSTLRPNALFQLAELLVRRADDEFAAAQRAGNNDVTQPDYAAAVSRYEELVAKYPTFVNGDAAAYTLGTLYAADARYADAARMFEAVAAKPGSSYRGEAYFRLGDARFEQASTLRGAPRRTMFVQAADAYQNATKTASPDGDIYFLALYKLGWSYYNQATQPNQPEYGQAVQVFGRLVAEYDKLTPERQARLGLRREAIEYMAVAFTQTGGADAANAYFSSHADAASFELPVLRRVAASLRDQGDFPRAVAAYQAVEAKAPTDSGALAVQREIIDIYQNRVLDPEHAQQARLQLVDQFAPGTDWAKANGPLADTAAQVREMMLRQSAQYALSQAQQKKDSARFAAAADLYARYLREFSKSDSAQNAQFLAGEAYFGERAYADAGEAYTHAAYDYKVDPKLGQQAGQNAVVAFDSAVAHDKADTTIQDSLFAAVDRFVAAYPTSDAAPKALIEKGRRASEASRWDVMAKTFQTFAEKYPDNPYTPTAQKLIGDAFYKQGKYAEAQGQWEKAQSIAGQAGRGKLADSINMIRNAAAVTYGDSLIKSGNYEAAAEQVYVAYADRNPTSAKAPDALRNAIETFMLADSAARAKSDTATSRTDKTRALELAGRLVSQYPTYKYRVQYQALETQLLADLGRREDAVKALDSLVQQNPTWPGRADAMVRRAVMLDSLGHAKDAAAAYGAFAAAYPRDKRAPDAQYNAALLYAQAADSSDAARAYGTFVARNPRDPRAGAAQQARIVMLKAAGDSAAAAAELAKACVRPTAEFKATCADRLGEEEFRAGAALYAQYKPLALSIPSRLNLTRKGVERLSAPKRRLLSAMTGHFTRSIAAGSPQWLAASSYFVGLAQWEYGNYLKNVQLPADLTGEQLSAAQAGASQQADQYFNEARKTWQTLVDKAAQDKISNAWVDRAKAALGGTVDESPSLDTPPAPPAPAKPAGTP